One Manihot esculenta cultivar AM560-2 chromosome 6, M.esculenta_v8, whole genome shotgun sequence DNA segment encodes these proteins:
- the LOC110617182 gene encoding LOW QUALITY PROTEIN: G-type lectin S-receptor-like serine/threonine-protein kinase RKS1 (The sequence of the model RefSeq protein was modified relative to this genomic sequence to represent the inferred CDS: inserted 1 base in 1 codon), producing the protein MEAEKGFLLPFLLMIIHFAASMDTIAINQTIEDGGFLISKENNFVLGFFSPGNSKYRYLGIWYYKVPEQTVVWVANRNHPINGSSGVLSFNQYGNLVLYSNHSRKVPVWSANVSREVTKTDTCCVAQLLDSGNLILVQERSGRVLWESFDYPTDTHIPGMKFGLNRETGIHRFFTSWRSADDPGTGDYVLEVNLKGSPQGILYKGTKRYWRVVPWPRTNYVLNNISFVHNQKETFFTFFPVDASLILRTRLEYSGLVSHLIWHENEGKWKELRSAPKNLCEFYGHCGPYSMCNPLYLYPKFGCDCLPGYEPQSPRDWNFLMDGSGGCVRKRKESSSLCNQGEGFVKVTDVKVPDTSEAVWLGLNMSSVDCELQCKRNCTCSAYSSISISGKETGCLAWYGELTDTEIDIAEGIDIYVRVDALELAEITQKSNGFLEKKHLLAILLVSIFSAWFVIILFAYLWFKKKRKTVRNKWNAKLFNTINDPYCIENEDGGGVTYPDIVYFNLSTILSATDNFSLANKLGQGGFGLVYKGQLSNGQEIAVKRLSKSSGQGIKEFKNEVLLIAKLQHQNLVKLLGCCIQGEEPMLVYEYMPKXNLDSFFFDETRRSILDWRKRFDIIVGIARGILYIHQDSRLRIIHRDLKTSNILLDKEMNPKISDFGLARVFKGDQSQEKTDKIAGTFGYMSPEYVAFGEFSTKSDVFSFGVILLEIVTGKKNNSYCQEDSYLNMAGKIWHLWKEERALEMVDSSLNESCSAHEVLRCVQIGLLCVQEDAFERPSMSAVVIMLNSEISLPSPRQPPFTFRKPSNSYSPLVAQKEFYSVDEETITEVVCR; encoded by the exons ATGGAAGCTGAAAAAGGTTTTCTTCTTCCCTTCCTTCTAATGATCATCCATTTTGCTGCTTCTATGGACACCATAGCCATAAATCAAACCATCGAAGATGGTGGCTTTCTTATCTCCAAAGAAAACAATTTCGTGCTTGGATTTTTCAGCCCTGGCAATTCCAAGTATAGGTATCTTGGAATCTGGTATTACAAAGTACCAGAGCAAACTGTAGTGTGGGTAGCAAACAGAAATCATCCTATCAATGGATCTTCGGGAGTTCTTTCATTTAATCAATATGGAAATCTCGTTCTCTATAGCAATCATAGCAGAAAAGTTCCAGTATGGTCTGCAAATGTCTCACGTGAAGTAACAAAGACAGACACTTGTTGTGTAGCTCAGCTCTTGGATTCAGGAAACTTGATTTTGGTCCAAGAAAGAAGTGGAAGAGTTCTATGGGAAAGCTTTGATTATCCGACAGATACTCATATACCAGGAATGAAATTTGGGTTGAATAGAGAGACAGGTATTCACCGATTCTTTACATCATGGAGATCAGCAGATGACCCTGGAACTGGAGACTACGTGCTTGAGGTCAATCTAAAAGGATCACCTCAAGGCATTTTGTACAAGGGTACAAAGCGATATTGGAGAGTTGTCCCATGGCCAAGGACAAATTATGTATTAAACAACATTAGTTTTGTCCACAACCAAAAAGAAACATTTTTTACCTTTTTTCCTGTTGATGCTTCTCTTATATTAAGAACAAGGTTGGAATATTCAGGATTGGTTTCGCACCTAATCTGGCATGAAAATGAAGGCAAGTGGAAGGAATTACGGTCAGCACCGAAGAATCTGTGTGAGTTTTATGGTCATTGTGGTCCCTATAGCATGTGTAATCCTTTGTATCTTTATCCTAAATTTGGATGTGATTGTTTACCCGGGTACGAGCCTCAATCTCCAAGGGACTGGAATTTTTTGATGGATGGGTCAGGTGGGTGTGTTCGGAAGCGGAAAGAATCATCTTCTCTGTGCAACCAGGGAGAAGGATTTGTGAAAGTAACAGATGTTAAGGTTCCTGATACTTCAGAAGCAGTTTGGTTGGGCTTGAATATGAGTTCTGTTGATTGTGAactacaatgcaagaggaattGTACATGTTCTGCATATTCATCCATATCTATTTCTGGGAAAGAAACTGGTTGCTTGGCTTGGTATGGTGAATTAACGGACACTGAAATTGATATAGCTGAAGGAATTGATATATATGTTCGTGTTGACGCACTTGAATTAG CTGAAATAACACAAAAATCAAATGGATTTCTGGAGAAGAAGCATTTGTTGGCTATTTTGTTGGTATCTATTTTTTCAGCTTGGTTTGTAATCATTTTATTTGCATATTTGTGGttcaagaagaaaagaaaaacag TGAGGAACAAATGGAATGCAAAATTGTTTAATACAATCAATGATCCATACTGCATTGAAAATGAAGATGGAGGTGGAGTGACTTATCCAGATATTGTGTATTTCAATCTCAGTACAATACTTTCCGCGACTGACAATTTCTCTCTAGCTAACAAACTCGGCCAAGGTGGCTTTGGATTGGTTTATAAG GGTCAACTGTCTAATGGCCAGGAGATCGCAGTGAAAAGACTATCTAAAAGTTCAGGGCAaggaataaaagaatttaaaaatgaaGTTTTATTAATTGCAAAACTTCAACATCAAAATCTTGTGAAACTTCTTGGATGCTGCATTCAGGGAGAGGAACCGATGCTAGTTTATGAATACATGCCAA AAAACTTGGACTCATTTTTTTTTG atgAAACAAGAAGGTCAATTTTGGACTGGAGAAAACGCTTTGACATTATTGTCGGGATTGCTCGTGGAATCTTATATATCCATCAAGATTCTAGGCTGAGAATTATCCATAGAGATTTAAAAACAAGCAACATTCTATTGGATAAAGAAATGAATccaaaaatttcagattttggcCTAGCTAGAGTCTTCAAAGGTGACCAAAGTCAAGAAAAAACAGACAAAATCGCTGGCACATT TGGGTACATGTCACCAGAATATGTGGCATTTGGAGAGTTTTCAACGAAATCTGATGTCTTTAGTTTTGGGGTCATATTATTAGAGATTGTTACAGGGAAAAAGAACAATAGCTATTGTCAAGAGGATTCTTACCTAAACATGGCAGGAAAA ATATGGCATTTATGGAAAGAAGAAAGAGCACTGGAGATGGTTGATTCATCACTAAATGAGTCATGTTCTGCTCATGAAGTATTGAGATGCGTCCAAATTGGACTCTTGTGTGTGCAAGAAGATGCATTTGAAAGACCAAGCATGTCAGCTGTTGTTATAATGTTGAATAGTGAAATTAGTCTTCCTTCTCCTAGACAGCCCCCTTTCACTTTTAGAAAGCCAAGTAATAGTTATAGCCCCTTAGTAGCACAAAAGGAATTTTATTCTGTGGATGAGGAAACTATTACTGAGGTTGTATGTCGTTGA